The genomic DNA TCCATCTGCTTGAACTGCGCCATGGGGGCAGCGTCCCAGCCATGGGCCCGCGGTGGCGCCGACGGGCCCAGGGTTCATCGGAACGGGGGAACGACGGCAGAGCCATCGGTGTCCCGGACATGGGCCCCGGGGTGCATCGGACGGGGGAGCGCGGCGCTGCGCCGTCAGGTCGAAGGCGTCTCGCCGACGTCTTGCGCGAGCCTGCGCAGATGGGGGCCGTACTCCGGGTCGGCGAGCGCGGCGGCGAACTGGGCGGTGAGATAGGCCAGCGGGTTGCCGGTGTCGTACCACCGGCCCTCGATGACCTGCCCGTACACGGGGTGGCCGGCCGCGTAGGCGTTGATCGCGTCGGTCAGGTAGACCTCGCCGGTGCGGTGCTCGTACCAGCGTTCCGTCTGTCGGCGCAGCTCGTCGACGATGCCGGGGGTCACGACGTATCCACCGATGGCCGCGTACGCCGACGGCGCGTCCTGCGGCTTCGGCTTCTCGACGAGGCCGGAGATGCGCAGGAGCCCGTCGTTCATGTCCTCCCTGACGACGGGTACGCCGTAGCGGTGGGAGTCGGCGGGCTTCATCGGCATGAGCGCGAGTACGGGGCAGCTGGTCGCCTCGTACGCCTTGATCAGCTGCTGCGCACGCGGAGTCCCGGCGACGAAGACGTCATCGGGCCACAGGACCAGCATCGGCTCGTCACCGAGGTTCCGCGCCGCGTTGAGGACGGGGGTTCCGTTGCCGTACGGGCCGTGCTGGTCGAGGTAGGTGATGTGCCCGCGCCTGGACAGGTCGCCGACTTCCTCCACTGCGTCCGCGTACGCGTTCCTGCCGTCCGCGCGGAGCTGGGCGACGAGCGCGGGGTTGGGCCGGAAGTGGTCCTGGATCAGTCCCTTGCCGCCCGAGACGACGATGGTGATGTCCGTGATGCCCGAGGCCACGAGTTCGCGCACGGTGTGTTCGATCACCGGCTTGTCACCGACCGGCAGCATCTCCTTCGGAATCGCCTTCGTGAGCGGGAGAAGGCGCGAGCCGAGGCCCGCAGCGGGGATGACTGGCGAAGGCCCGCAGCACGTGGTAGCCGGTGATCACGACGATGGTGCCGAGCGCGATCCCGCTCAGCTCGAAATCGTCGGTGATCTTCAGGCTGACCCCGCCGACACCGATGATGATGCCCGCGGCGGCCGGTACCAGGTTCAGCGGGTTACGGAGGTCGACGTTGCCGCTCATCCAGATCTGGGCGCCCAGCAGGCCGATCATTCCGTACAGGATGACGGTGATGCCGCCGAGGACCCCACCCGGGATGGCCGCGACGACCGCGCCGAACTTGGGGCAGAGCCCGAACAGCAGGGCGAAGCAGGCGGCGGCCCAGTATGCGGCGGTGGAGTAGACCCGGGTCGCGGCCATGACGCCGATGTTCTCGGAGTACGTGGTGTTGGGCGGGCCACCCACTGCGGTGGAGAGCATGGAGGCTGCGCCGTCCGCCGCGATCGCGGTGCCGAGCTTGTCGTCGAGCGAGTCACCGGTCATCTCGCCCACGGCCTTGACGTGCCCCGCGTTCTCCGCGATCAGCGCGATCACCACAGGGAGCGCGACCAGGATCGCGGACCATTCGAAGCTCGGGGCGTGGAAGGACGGCAGTCCGATCCAGTCGGCCTTGGACACCGCCGACAGGTCGAGCCGCCAGTGGTCGACCGCTTCCGCGCCGCCCGCCGGTGAATGGATCTTGCCGAAGACCCGGTCCAGCACCCAGGACAGCACGTAACCGAAGACGAGACCGAGGAAGATCGCGATGCGCGAGAAGAATCCGCGCAGGCACACCACGGCCATACCGGTGAAGAGCATGACCAGCAGCGCGGTCCACTGGTCCTGCGGCCAGTACGTCGACGCGGTGACCGGTGCCAGGTTGAAGCCGATGAGCATGACGACGGCGCCGGTTACCACGGGCGGCATCGCCGCGTGGATGATCCGGGCACCGAAGCGCTGCACCGCGAGACCCGCGAGGAAGAGCGCCACGCCGACGACGAAGACCGCCCCGGTGACGACGGCGCTGTCCCCGCCACCGGCCCGGATCGTCGCGGCCACGCCGACGAAGGAGAGCGAACAGCCGAGATAGCTGGGCACCCGGCCGCGCGTGGCGAGCAGGAAGATGGCCGTCGCGACACCGGACATCATGATCGCGAGGTTCGGGTCCAGCCCCATGAGCACCGGGGCGACGAACGAAGCGCCGAACATCGCGACCACGTGTTGGGCGCCGAGACCGAACGTACGGGGCCAGGAGAGCCGCTCGTCGGGCCGGACCACGGCCCCCGGCGCGGGGGTCTTTCCGTCGCCGTGCAAGGTCCAGCGCACGCCGAGGCCGCCCATGGTCGCTCCCTGTGTGTCCGTGTGTGGGTCCGTGCGGTGCCCGGTGCCGTGTTCGTACGGGCCGGCGCCACCGCGGAGAAGATCAGCGCCATGGTAATGCCGGAGCGGCGTCGACCCGTGTCCGGGTTGCGTTGCGCGAGCCCCGCCCGAAGGTCCCATCCATGAATCGTGCGCGAAGCATTGTCACTCCGAACAGGCGGCTCTACGCTCGCACGGTCTTGCTCGTGAACATCATTCATATATCTGATTCATGAGGGGAGTGCTCGATGAGCGAAAGACCTCGTCGGCGTCTCGGAGCCCTGCTCACCACCGCCGTTGCCCTGGCCGCCGTCCTGGTGCCGGCCGCCTCCTCCGCAGCCGCCACGGCCCACGGCCACCGTCCGCCGCCCCGGGTGCCGAGGACCGTGGTCATCGACGGCCACCGCATGCAGCAGGCCAAGCTACGGCTCGACCACGGCGACCGGGCTCTGCGCACCGCCGTCGACGCGCTGACCGTGAAGGCGGACAGCTGGCTCGACCAGGGCCCCTGGACGGTCGTCGACAAGCCGAAGCCCGCACCGAGCGGGGACCCGCACGACTACCTGAGCCAGGCCCCGTACTGGTGGCCCTCCCAGCCGAAGACCGCGGAGAACCCATGGGGCTGTCCGTACGTCCAGCGCGACGGCGAACGCAACCCCGAGGTCGACACCGGCACCGACCGCCCCGACATCGGCAAGGTCTTCAACTCGGTCACCACGCTCAGCCTCGCCTGGTACTACACGGGCCGGAAGCAGTACGCCGAGCACGCCTCGGACATCCTGCGTACCTGGTTCCTCGACCCCGCGACCCGGATGAACCCCAACCTGAACCACGGGCAGTTCATCCCGTGCAAGTACGACGGCCGGGCCATCGGGATCATCGACTTCTCCCAGCAGTACACCTCGGTCCTGGACGCCATCGCACTCCTCGACACCGGTGCGCCCGGCTGGTCGAAGAACGACCGGACCGGCATGCGGGCCTGGAACACCTCCTTCCTGGACTGGCTGGTCGACTCGGACTTCGGCAAGCAGGAATCGGCCGCCCAGAACAACCACGGCACCTTCCAGGACATGCAGATCGCCGGACTCGCCCTCGCCACCGGTGACAAGGACCTCGCCCGCAAGGTCGTCCTTGACGCGCGTGCGCTGCGGATCGACCCGCAGATCGCCGCCGACGGCACCCAGCCGCAGGAGCTGGCGCGCACCCGCAGCTGGCACTACTCGACCTTCGACCTGGTCGCCTACACGCGGCTCGCCGCGATCGGCAAGCAGGTCGGTGTGGACCTCTGGGCGTACCGAGGGCCGCAGGGGCAGAGCCTGTTCAAGGCGGTCGACTATCTGCTGCCCGCCGCGACCGGGGCGGCCCCCTGGCCGCACCCCGAGCTGGAGTTCTACCGGTACGCGGCCAGTGACATCGTGCACGCCGCCGCCGACGCCGGTGACCGGCAGGCGCAGGCCGCCGTGCCGCACCTGGAGACGCCGCCCGGCGGCGACCTCTGGGCGCTGCGGCCCGCCGCGGAACAGCTCGACTCGATCGCGGGCTGAACGTCGGCGGGCGGGGCTCCCCCCGGAGCCCCGCCCGCCGAACGAGCCCTTCAGGCCCGGGGCTCGGCCGCCGTCTCCGGTACGCCGACCGCCTTCGCCGTGACCGGGCGGTCGCCCGCCCGCAGCACTCCGGCTCCCAGCACCAGACCGAACGCCAATACCGTCACCAGACCGAACGACACGACCAGCGAGGTCGCCTCGGCGAGCGACCCGATCGCCGACGGGGCGATCAGCCCCGAGGTGTACGTGATCGTCGCGACGCCCGCGATCGCCTGGCTCGGGTTCGGCCCGCTGCGTCCCGCCGCCGCGAACGCCAGGGGGACGACCACGGCGACACCGAGGCCCAGCAGCCCGAAACCGACCATCGCCGGAACGGCGCCGGGCGCGACGACCACCAGCACACCCCCGACGGTTGCCAGCACTCCGCCCACCCGTACGGTCCTGACCGCACCGAACCGGTCGACGACCTTGTCCCCGGCGATCCGGGCCACCGCCATCGTCAGCGCGAACGCCGTCGTGGATGCGGCCGCGAGCCCGGCTGAGCTGTCCATGACGTCCCGGAGGTAGACCGCCGACCAGTCCAGGCTGGCTCCCTCGGCGAACACCGCGCAGAACCCCACCGCGCCGATGACCAGCGCCGACCTCGGGGGCAGGGTGAACCGTGGTGGCGGCTCCTGGTCCGGTTCGCTGCGCAGATCCAGTACACCCTGGCAGGCGACCAGGCCGAGCACGGTGAGCACGACAGCGGCGAGGATGTGGTGCAGCCGCGCGTCGGCGCCGGTGTGGGCGGCCACGGTGCCCGCCGCCGAACCGATCAGGGCGCCCACGCTCCACATGCCGTGCAGTCCGGACATGATCGACTTGTCGAGGCGGTTCTCCACCTCGACGCCGAGGGCGTTCATGGCCACGTCCGACATGCCGGCCGACGCCCCGTACACGAAGAGTGCCGCGCACAGCGTCAGCAGGTTCGGTGCCAACGAGGGCAGCACCAGTGCGAGTGTCCACATCGCGAGCAGTCCGCGCAGTGCGGTTCTGGCGCCGAAGCGATGACTGATCGCACCGGCCAGCGGCATGGCGAGCGAGGCACCGATCGCCGGGAAGGCCAGGGCGATGCCCAGCTGCCCGGCACTGACACCGGTGTGGTCCTGGATCCAGGGCACGCGAGTGGCGAAGCTGCCGGTCACCGCGCCGTGCACGGTGAAGACCGCGGCGACGGCGATCCTGGCCCGCCTCACCTGCTCCGTGCCGAAGACCGTCTCTGTGGATTCCGTCGTCATGCCGCCGTGCCCTCCCCTGGGAATTCTCGGTCGCGGTCGATCTCCGCGCCTGTCGTCACGGTGCGGACAGTAAACTATCAGGAACCCTGCCTGATAAATAGACCGTCAAGGTCTCTCGCCGCACGGCAGTGATCTGGAAGGATCCCGGCATGCCCGCATCACCGAGCACCGCCCGGGCCATCAACGACCGGCTCGCCCTTCGACTGCTCCAGGAGGACGGCCCCCTGACGGCCACCCAGCTGAAGACCCTGACCGGACTCTCCCGCCCCACCGTCGCCGATCTGGTGGAGCGGTTGCAGGGCGCCGGTCTGATCCGGGTGGTCGGTGAGAGCGGTGCCGAGCGACGCGGCCCCAACGCCCGGCTGTACGGGATAGTCGCCGACCGCGCCCACCTCGCCGCCCTCGACGTGCGCACCGACAGCGTCGCCGTCGTCGTCGCCGATCTCCTCGGCGTCACGCTCGCCGAGGCCACCCTGCCGATCGGCAGCGACACCGGCACCGAAGCCGCCGCGGAACAGGCCGCCGCACTGCTGGAGGACACTGCGCGCGAAGCGGGCGCCGCACCGCTGCACAGCGTGGGCATCGGTGCCCCCGGTCTGATCGATCCGGTCACCGGCGAGCTCCGCGACACCACCGGCCTCCCCGCCTGGCACCGTCGCCTCGTCCGGGTGCTCCAGCATCGGCTGCCCGCGACCGTGCTCGTCGAGAACGAGACCAATCTGGCCGCCGTCGCCGAACACCGTCTGGGCGCGGCCCAGGACCGCGACACCTTCGTCCTGCTCTGGCTCGGCCACGGCATCGGTGCCGCCGTGATGCTCGACGGCAAGCTGCGCCGCGGAGCGTCCGGCGGTGCGGGCGAGATCGGCTTCCTGCCCGTGCCGGGCGCGGTGGGGATCCCCTCCGCGGTCAACTGTGACGGCGGGTTCCACTCCCTGGTGGGTGGGGCGCCGGTGTGCGAACTGGCCCTGGGGCACGGCATCGACGTGCGTACGCGGATGGGCGCCGGGGAGCAGGAGCCGGCTGCCGCGTTCGCCCTACGGGCCGCCCTGGCCGGAGAAGGGGAGAGTGAGGCATTTCTCTCCGCCCTCGCCGACCGCCTCGCGGTGGGCGCCGCCGCCGTCGCCTCGGTCATCGACCCCGGCTGTGTGGTCCTCGCCGGCGAGGTCGGCCACGCGGGCGGCGAAGCGCTGGCGGCCCGGGTCGAGGAGCGGCTGGCCATGATGTCCCCGCTGCGGACCGAGGTCAGGGCGGGTCTGCTGGGCGGCTCCGCGGTACTCCGTGGCGCGCTGCTCGCCGCCCGCGATGCGGCTCAGGACGAGCTGTTCACCCCGGGCGGTGTCGGCAGCGCACCATGAGGAACAACTCCTCGAACGTGGTCCTACCGACCGCCCGTCGTCACCACGGGGCGCCGTGGCGCGGTGCACGATCGCGTCACGCCGTCGACCGCCGCGCCCCGGCCCGCGCCGTCGCGCAGATCGACGGCATACGGCTGTGAACGGCGGCTCAACGCCCTGATGCCCGTCGATGCGCAGTCGATGTCACCTCTCGCCCGAGGGGTCCGGTCGCGCCGGTCACCAGAGGCGTCGTCATGGAATCAGCCTGTCGGAGACAGCCGAATCGGCGGGCGGGAACCCGTCCGCGCGTACGTGCGCGAACCCGCCCGGGGCCGGGCTGTGAGCCACTCCACACCTCTCGTCCGTATGGCCCATGGACAGGCGTGGCACACTGATTCTGTAACAACAGCAGCGCACTCCGGGGTCGGTGCAATTCCGAACCGGCGGTTATAGTCCGCGACCCGTCCGCATCCAGCGGCCGGTTGACCAGGTGAGATTCCTGGACCGACGGTTAAAGTCCGGATGGGAGGCAGTGCGCGGCGGGCCGTCACAGATACGCCGCCGTCGGCGGATGCGTTTTCCGGATTCCGGAAGACCTGCGTCCGTGTCTTCGGTTTCGGCGTTTCCTGTTGCGTTCCGCTTCATCTGTCGTCATCGACAGGCCCCGGAGTCCGTGCCCGAAGAGGCAGGAGGACCCGGTGGACACCGCAGCCGACAGCACCGCCATGGGCCGAGCGATCACGCTCGCCGTCCGCGGACTCGGCTCCACCAGCCCCAACCCGGTTGTCGGATGCGTGATCCTCGATGCCGAGGGACGCCCGGCCGGCGAAGGCTTCCACCAGCGCGCCGGAGGGCCGCACGCCGAGATCCACGCCCTGCGCGCAGCAGGCGAGAAGGCCCGCGGCGGCACCGCGTACGTCACTCTCGAGCCCTGTAACCACACCGGTCGCACCGGCCCCTGCGCCCAGGCGCTGATCGAGGCGGGTGTCAGCCGTGTCGTGTACGCGGTGGCCGACCCGACCCCGCAGGCCACCGGGGGCGCGGACACCCTCCGGGCGGCCGGGATCAAGGCCGAACAGGGGCTCCTCGCCGACGAGGCCGAGGCGGGCAATGCCGCGTGGCTGACCTCGGTCCGGCTCGGCCGCCCGTACGTCCTGTGGAAGTACGCCGCGACGCTCGACGGCCGGATCGCCGCCGCCGACGCCACCAGCCGCTGGATCACCTCTCCCGAGTCGCGCGCCGACGTCCACCGGCTGCGCGCCGAGGCCGACGCCGTGGTGGTCGGCTCGGGCACCGCCCGTACCGACGACCCACAGCTCGGTGCGCGCGGCGTCGAGGGCGCCGTGCAGCCGCTGCGTGTGGTCGTCGACACCGGCGCCACGGCGGTGCGCCCCGGCGCCCGCGTCCTCGACGACACGGCGCCCACCCTGGTCGCGGTCGCCGAGGACGCCGACACCGGCCATCTGCCCGACGGGACCGTCCTGCGGCTGCCGCGTGCCGCCACCGGCCCCGGCCTGGACATCCACGCCCTGCTCGCGGCCCTGCACGCGCGCGGCGTCCGCTCCGTACTCCTCGAAGGCGGCCCGACCCTGGCCGGGGCCTTCGTCGCTGCGAGAACGGTCGACAAGGTCGTCGGCTATCTCGCCCCCGTGCTCCTCGGCGCCGGCCCCACGGCCCTCGCCGACGCAGGAATCTCCACCATCGCCCAGGCGTTGCGCCTCGACGTGACCGAGACCGTACGCATCGGCCCCGATCTGCGCATCACCGCCGTCCCCGGCCCTGCCCGGAAGGGAAACTGAGTGTTCACCGGAATTGTCGAAGAACTGGGTGAGGTCACCGCCGTCGAGAAGCTCGGCGACGCCTCCCGATTCCGCCTGCGCGGTCCCGTAGTCACCGAAGGCGCCAAGCACGGCGACTCCATCGCCGTAAACGGCGTCTGCCTCACCGTCGTCGACCTCGGCGACGGCGAGTTCACCGCCGATGTGATGGCCGAGACCCTGAACCGGTCCAGCCTCGGCGCACTGGAGACCGGCTCCCGGGTCAACCTCGAGCGCCCCATGGCGGTCGGCGGCAGGCTCGGCGGGCACATCGTCCAGGGGCATGTCGACGGCACGGGCCGCATCGTCGACCGCAAGATCTCCGAGAACTGGGAGATCGTGAAGATCTCCCTCCCGGCGGAACTGACCCGGTATGTGGTGGAGAAGGGCTCGATCACCGTCGACGGCGTGAGTCTGACCGTCGTCGA from Streptomyces sp. NBC_01707 includes the following:
- a CDS encoding UTP--glucose-1-phosphate uridylyltransferase, producing MPAAGLGSRLLPLTKAIPKEMLPVGDKPVIEHTVRELVASGITDITIVVSGGKGLIQDHFRPNPALVAQLRADGRNAYADAVEEVGDLSRRGHITYLDQHGPYGNGTPVLNAARNLGDEPMLVLWPDDVFVAGTPRAQQLIKAYEATSCPVLALMPMKPADSHRYGVPVVREDMNDGLLRISGLVEKPKPQDAPSAYAAIGGYVVTPGIVDELRRQTERWYEHRTGEVYLTDAINAYAAGHPVYGQVIEGRWYDTGNPLAYLTAQFAAALADPEYGPHLRRLAQDVGETPST
- a CDS encoding uracil-xanthine permease family protein codes for the protein MGGLGVRWTLHGDGKTPAPGAVVRPDERLSWPRTFGLGAQHVVAMFGASFVAPVLMGLDPNLAIMMSGVATAIFLLATRGRVPSYLGCSLSFVGVAATIRAGGGDSAVVTGAVFVVGVALFLAGLAVQRFGARIIHAAMPPVVTGAVVMLIGFNLAPVTASTYWPQDQWTALLVMLFTGMAVVCLRGFFSRIAIFLGLVFGYVLSWVLDRVFGKIHSPAGGAEAVDHWRLDLSAVSKADWIGLPSFHAPSFEWSAILVALPVVIALIAENAGHVKAVGEMTGDSLDDKLGTAIAADGAASMLSTAVGGPPNTTYSENIGVMAATRVYSTAAYWAAACFALLFGLCPKFGAVVAAIPGGVLGGITVILYGMIGLLGAQIWMSGNVDLRNPLNLVPAAAGIIIGVGGVSLKITDDFELSGIALGTIVVITGYHVLRAFASHPRCGPRLAPSPAHEGDSEGDAAGR
- a CDS encoding alginate lyase family protein is translated as MSERPRRRLGALLTTAVALAAVLVPAASSAAATAHGHRPPPRVPRTVVIDGHRMQQAKLRLDHGDRALRTAVDALTVKADSWLDQGPWTVVDKPKPAPSGDPHDYLSQAPYWWPSQPKTAENPWGCPYVQRDGERNPEVDTGTDRPDIGKVFNSVTTLSLAWYYTGRKQYAEHASDILRTWFLDPATRMNPNLNHGQFIPCKYDGRAIGIIDFSQQYTSVLDAIALLDTGAPGWSKNDRTGMRAWNTSFLDWLVDSDFGKQESAAQNNHGTFQDMQIAGLALATGDKDLARKVVLDARALRIDPQIAADGTQPQELARTRSWHYSTFDLVAYTRLAAIGKQVGVDLWAYRGPQGQSLFKAVDYLLPAATGAAPWPHPELEFYRYAASDIVHAAADAGDRQAQAAVPHLETPPGGDLWALRPAAEQLDSIAG
- a CDS encoding MFS transporter, yielding MTTESTETVFGTEQVRRARIAVAAVFTVHGAVTGSFATRVPWIQDHTGVSAGQLGIALAFPAIGASLAMPLAGAISHRFGARTALRGLLAMWTLALVLPSLAPNLLTLCAALFVYGASAGMSDVAMNALGVEVENRLDKSIMSGLHGMWSVGALIGSAAGTVAAHTGADARLHHILAAVVLTVLGLVACQGVLDLRSEPDQEPPPRFTLPPRSALVIGAVGFCAVFAEGASLDWSAVYLRDVMDSSAGLAAASTTAFALTMAVARIAGDKVVDRFGAVRTVRVGGVLATVGGVLVVVAPGAVPAMVGFGLLGLGVAVVVPLAFAAAGRSGPNPSQAIAGVATITYTSGLIAPSAIGSLAEATSLVVSFGLVTVLAFGLVLGAGVLRAGDRPVTAKAVGVPETAAEPRA
- a CDS encoding ROK family transcriptional regulator → MPASPSTARAINDRLALRLLQEDGPLTATQLKTLTGLSRPTVADLVERLQGAGLIRVVGESGAERRGPNARLYGIVADRAHLAALDVRTDSVAVVVADLLGVTLAEATLPIGSDTGTEAAAEQAAALLEDTAREAGAAPLHSVGIGAPGLIDPVTGELRDTTGLPAWHRRLVRVLQHRLPATVLVENETNLAAVAEHRLGAAQDRDTFVLLWLGHGIGAAVMLDGKLRRGASGGAGEIGFLPVPGAVGIPSAVNCDGGFHSLVGGAPVCELALGHGIDVRTRMGAGEQEPAAAFALRAALAGEGESEAFLSALADRLAVGAAAVASVIDPGCVVLAGEVGHAGGEALAARVEERLAMMSPLRTEVRAGLLGGSAVLRGALLAARDAAQDELFTPGGVGSAP
- the ribD gene encoding bifunctional diaminohydroxyphosphoribosylaminopyrimidine deaminase/5-amino-6-(5-phosphoribosylamino)uracil reductase RibD; this translates as MDTAADSTAMGRAITLAVRGLGSTSPNPVVGCVILDAEGRPAGEGFHQRAGGPHAEIHALRAAGEKARGGTAYVTLEPCNHTGRTGPCAQALIEAGVSRVVYAVADPTPQATGGADTLRAAGIKAEQGLLADEAEAGNAAWLTSVRLGRPYVLWKYAATLDGRIAAADATSRWITSPESRADVHRLRAEADAVVVGSGTARTDDPQLGARGVEGAVQPLRVVVDTGATAVRPGARVLDDTAPTLVAVAEDADTGHLPDGTVLRLPRAATGPGLDIHALLAALHARGVRSVLLEGGPTLAGAFVAARTVDKVVGYLAPVLLGAGPTALADAGISTIAQALRLDVTETVRIGPDLRITAVPGPARKGN
- a CDS encoding riboflavin synthase, whose protein sequence is MFTGIVEELGEVTAVEKLGDASRFRLRGPVVTEGAKHGDSIAVNGVCLTVVDLGDGEFTADVMAETLNRSSLGALETGSRVNLERPMAVGGRLGGHIVQGHVDGTGRIVDRKISENWEIVKISLPAELTRYVVEKGSITVDGVSLTVVDAGPDYFTISLIPTTLALTTLGIKEAGDPVNLEVDVIAKYVERLLGDRDREDTK